One Hemitrygon akajei chromosome 11, sHemAka1.3, whole genome shotgun sequence DNA segment encodes these proteins:
- the LOC140735147 gene encoding immunoglobulin lambda-1 light chain-like — translation MVRSEFLFHCLHLSGGMSPALHLLWVLLVHLPDIHAAPVLTQTPISGPVSAGQTAHLECRIQNGNVGSYHMSWYRQRPGERPQSVLLHETDNDVHRATGISDRFKPSRDTSSNSHILTISRLESGDSAVYYCAAWDSGVIIGPGTILDIKSSDSREPSVLLLPPSPKESGTGSATLSCLVSGFKPGLVALRWTVDGVETESGVTTGAVSLDTDQTYRLSSYLRVPVAAWNKGSSYSCSVSHSSLSSPLRNTISSSACAQ, via the exons ATGGTTCGGTCGGAATTTTTGTTTCATTGTCTGCACCTGTCCGGAGGAATGTCCCCAGCGCTGCATCTCCTGTGGGTTCTGCTGGTCCATTTACCAG ATATCCACGCTGCCCCGGTGCTCACTCAGACCCCAATATCCGGACCTGTTTCCGCCGGACAAACCGCCCACTTAGAGTGTCGGATACAGAACGGTAACGTTGGCAGTTACCACATGTCCTGGTACCGACAGCGTCCCGGGGAGAGACCGCAGTCGGTGTTACTACATGAGACGGACAATGATGTACACCGAGCGACGGGGATCAGTGACCGTTTTAAACCGTCCAGAGACACCTCCAGCAACAGTCACATCCTGACCATCAGCCGTTTGGAGTCCGGGGATTCCGCTGTTTATTACTGTGCAGCGTGGGATAGTGGAGTTATCATCGGTCCAGGCACTATCCTGGATATCAAGA GTAGCGATTCCCGGGAGCCGTCGGTTCTCCTACTCCCTCCTTCTCCGAAGGAATCGGGCACGGGTTCGGCCACTCTCTCCTGTCTGGTGAGTGGTTTTAAGCCGGGCCTGGTAGCGCTACGCTGGACCGTGGATGGAGTCGAGACGGAGAGCGGGGTGACGACAGGCGCCGTGTCCCTGGACACCGACCAGACCTACAGGCTGAGCAGTTACCTGCGGGTTCCCGTCGCTGCCTGGAACAAGGGCTCGAGCTATTCCTGCAGCGTGAGCCACAGCTCGCTGAGCTCGCCGCTGCGCAACACCATCTCTTCGTCCGCGTGTGCGCAGTGA